One Triticum dicoccoides isolate Atlit2015 ecotype Zavitan chromosome 4B, WEW_v2.0, whole genome shotgun sequence genomic window carries:
- the LOC119294003 gene encoding actin cytoskeleton-regulatory complex protein pan1-like, which produces MQAVRPDMEQQVAELRGELRKVREERDRAHRVLEVTEWKALDSANDRTTIETLEAQLDASRESESRMLESLSLQTKQLEITKMALEEARIDVASLRDTVQRLEASAVAVAAAKPRGRYDRELQRVSGELRVALAGEEKNKRAMEELVLALKEVNAELHTTRQQLARAQHESETARLESDRLHVSLKRKDDKVRALSDEVARLRSDAEEAFATFRGKEAGFTACMKSSEAELAASRRENARLLESQRSGRHEVAKLRDILKQAVKDTKFVKEALEEARSENAALKEMVGSKDTAVKCSKEELECLRVSEAAARDSVKELQSLLVATSSSPTPTPSAAAGAGRSFDLEVDPSSPSPRTPADQPPEGESRLLDARMKPPPDGFPLPRQMSENYEGSVYDIFGTVEEPKGEMGVFTRMTTMPGRRRVVMRKVGSLFRWKSFNNK; this is translated from the coding sequence ATGCAGGCGGTCCGGCCGGACATGGAGCAGCAGGTCGCCGAGCTCCGTGGAGAGCTGCGCAAGGTGCGGGAGGAGCGCGACCGCGCCCACCGCGTCCTGGAGGTGACGGAGTGGAAGGCGCTCGACTCGGCCAACGACCGCACCACcatcgagacgctggaggcgcagcTGGACGCGTCGCGGGAGTCCGAGTCCCGGATGCTCGAGTCGCTGTCGCTGCAGACCAAGCAGCTGGAGATCACCAAGATGGCGCTCGAGGAGGCCAGGATCGACGTCGCGTCGCTGCGGGACACGGTGCAGCGGCTCGAGGCcagcgccgtcgccgtcgccgccgccaagcCGAGGGGCCGCTACGACCGCGAGCTGCAGCGGGTCAGCGGCGAGCTGCGGGTGGCGCTGGCCGGGGAGGAGAAGAACAAGCGGGCCATGGAGGAGCTCGTGCTGGCGCTCAAGGAGGTGAACGCGGAGCTGCACACCACGCGGCAGCAGCTGGCGCGCGCGCAGCACGAGTCGGAGACGGCGAGGCTCGAGTCCGACCGGCTGCACGTGTCGCTGaagcgcaaggacgacaaggtccgCGCGCTGTCCGACGAGGTGGCCCGGCTCCGCTCCGACGCCGAGGAGGCGTTCGCCACGTTCCGGGGCAAGGAGGCCGGGTTCACGGCGTGCATGAAGTCCTCGGAGGCGGAGCTGGCCGCGTCCCGGCGCGAGAACGCGCGGCTCCTCGAGTCGCAGCGGTCCGGGCGGCACGAGGTGGCCAAGCTGCGGGACATCCTGAAGCAGGCCGTCAAGGACACCAAGTTCGTCAAGGAGGCGCTGGAGGAGGCGAGGAGCGAGAACGCGGCGCTCAAGGAGATGGTCGGGAGCAAGGACACCGCCGTCAAGTGCAGCAAGGAGGAGCTGGAGTGCCTGCGGGTCAGCGAGGCCGCGGCGCGCGACAGCGTCAAGGAGCTGCAGAGCCTGCTGGTGGCCACGTCGTCGAGCCCCACCCCCACGCCGTCCGCGGCGGCGGGAGCGGGGAGGTCGTTCGACCTGGAGGTCgacccgtcgtcgccgtcgccgcggacGCCGGCGGATCAGCCGCCCGAGGGCGAGAGCCGGCTGTTGGACGCGAGGATGAAGCCGCCGCCGGACGGGTTCCCGCTGCCGCGGCAGATGTCGGAGAACTACGAGGGGTCCGTGTACGACATCTTCGGGACGGTCGAGGAGCCCAAGGGCGAGATGGGCGTGTTCACCAGGATGACGACGATGCCTGGCCGGCGGCGCGTGGTCATGCGCAAGGTCGGCAGCTTGTTCCGGTGGAAGAGCTTCAACAACAAGTAG
- the LOC119291719 gene encoding alcohol dehydrogenase-like 2: MPASLPSSLPRLQPDAPSNNLPRLLLLSPPMEDKCPKPIRCKAAVCRAAGEPLAVEEVVVDPPKAHELRIKIVCTSLCHSDVTFWRMKDFPGVFPRIFGHEAFGVVESIGEQVEGFAAGDAVVPTFLAQCSECADCRSSRSNVCSKYRFAVRPGMPRDGTTRFRDGDGNPIHHLFGVSSFSEYTVVDVTQVVKVDPAVPPATACLLSCGATTGVGAAWKLAKVEPGSSVAIFGLGAVGLAVAEGARICGASKIIGVDLNPDKEELGKKFGVTHFINPKELGEKTVSQVIIEMTDGGADYCFECIGLAALMNDAFQSSRAGWGKTIILGVEMHGAPLTISSLEILHGKCVMGSLFGGVKPKQDIPILADKYLNKELELDKFITHEVGLKDINTAFDLLLQGKSLRCTIWMDK, translated from the exons ATGCCGGCCTCCCTCCCGAGCTCCCTTCCAAGACTCCAACCAGACGCCCCATCAAACAACCTCCCTCGTCTTCTTCTTCTCTCGCCCCCGATGGAGGACAAGTGCCCCAAGCCCATCCGCTGCAAAG CGGCCGTGTGCAGGGCCGCCGGCGAGCCGCTCGCGGTGGAGGAGGTCGTCGTGGACCCGCCCAAGGCCCACGAGCTCCGGATCAAGATCGTCTGCACCTCGCTCTGCCACAGCGACGTCACCTTCTGGCGCATGAAG GACTTCCCCGGCGTCTTCCCGAGGATATTTGGCCACGAAGCGTTCGG GGTGGTGGAGAGCATCGGCGAGCAGGTGGAGGGCTTCGCGGCGGGGGACGCGGTGGTGCCGACGTTCCTGGCGCAGTGCAGCGAGTGCGCGGACTGCAGGTCGTCCCGGAGCAACGTGTGCTCCAAGTACCGATTCGCGGTGCGGCCGGGGATGCCGCGCGACGGCACCACCCGCTTCCGCGACGGCGACGGGAACCCCATCCACCACTTGTTCGGCGTGTCCAGCTTCAGCGAGTACACCGTGGTGGACGTGACCCAGGTCGTCAAGGTCGACCCCGCCGTGCCGCCGGCCACCGCCTGCCTCCTCAGCTGCGGCGCCACCACCG GCGTCGGAGCGGCATGGAAGCTGGCCAAGGTCGAGCCGGGATCTTCGGTCGCTATCTTCGGCCTCGGCGCCGTCGGATTGGCG GTGGctgaaggcgccaggatttgtgggGCGTCGAAGATTATCGGCGTGGACTTGAACCCCGATAAAGAAGAGCTCG GAAAGAAGTTTGGCGTGACACATTTCATCAATCCAAAAGAGCTTGGGGAGAAAACTGTGAGCCAG GTGATCATCGAGATGACCGACGGCGGCGCCGACTACTGCTTCGAGTGCATCGGGCTGGCGGCGCTGATGAACGACGCCTTCCAGAGCTCCCGGGCG GGATGGGGCAAGACGATCATCCTCGGGGTGGAGATGCACGGCGCCCCTCTCACCATATCTTCGCTGGAGATCCTCCACGGGAAATGCGTCATGGGGTCGCTCTTCGGAGGGGTGAAGCCCAAGCAGGACATTCCAATCCTCGCCGACAAGTACCTGAACAAG GAGCTGGAGCTGGACAAGTTCATAACCCACGAGGTTGGCCTCAAGGACATCAACACGGCGTTCGACCTGCTGCTGCAGGGGAAGAGCCTCAGGTGCACCATATGGATGGACAAGTGA